One segment of Glandiceps talaboti chromosome 21, keGlaTala1.1, whole genome shotgun sequence DNA contains the following:
- the LOC144451480 gene encoding phospholipid scramblase 2-like has protein sequence MADNERKAPPEQQQLYPMHQMQPGTQGPPGQYAAVQAHPGMQPPPVTQYDVQPQIQYAPPGQPAQPPMMAQPGVPGAQQPQAAQWMPMPQAPVGCPPGLEYLTQIDQLLIHQKVEMAEVFTALQFLNRFVIKNSMGQQIYYAEEESDECHRQCCGPQRGFIMHVTDNMQQEVIRVVREFKCCAGFKCCAFSDCCAMEVAVEAPVGTIVGYFRQTVSLCAPLYELLDADRNCVLKINGPCCICQNVCCTDDVEFEIHSQEDVIGKISKQWGGIFKEAYTTATNFSLAFPLDLDVKLKALLIGGVFLIDFMYFEQKANQGNQGGRRRRR, from the exons ATGGCTGACAATGAGAGAAAGGCACCGCCAGAGCAACAGCAATTATACCCAATGCATCAAATGCAGCCTGGTACACAAGGGCCGCCTGGTCAGTACGCTGCTGTTCAAGCACACCCGGGTATGCAACCCCCACCAGTCACCCAATATGATGTTCAACCACAGATACAATACGCACCACCTGGACAACCTGCCCAGCCACCG ATGATGGCGCAACCAGGTGTACCAGGTGCACAACAGCCACAAGCAGCACAGTGGATGCCAATGCCTCAAGCACCTGTGGGTTGCCCACCTGGTTTAGAGTACCTTACACAAATAGATCAATTATTAATACACCAAAAGGTTGAAATGGCAGAAG TGTTTACAGCACTACAGTTTCTGAATAGATTCGTGATCAAGAACAGTATGGGACAACAGATATACTACGCAGAGGAAG AATCCGATGAGTGCCACCGTCAATGTTGTGGACCACAGCGAGGCTTCATTATGCACGTTACTGACAACATGCAGCAA GAGGTTATTCGAGTTGTTCGTGAATTCAAGTGTTGCGCAGGGTTTAAATGCTGTGCTTTCTCTGATTGTTGTGCAATGGAGGTAGCAGTAGAAGCTCCTGTTGGTACCATTGTGGGATATTTTAGGCAAAC GGTCAGCTTGTGTGCACCATTATATGAACTCCTCGATGCTGATAGAAACTGCGTGCTGAAAATAAATGGACCCTGTTGTATTTGCCAGAACGTATGCTGTACGGATGACGTTGAATTTGAG ATTCATAGCCAAGAAGATGTGATTGGTAAAATCAGCAAGCAGTGGGGAGGTATATTTAAAGAGGCGTACACTACGGCTACTAATTTTTCATTGGCAT TCCCCCTGGATCTGGACGTTAAACTAAAAGCCCTGTTAATCGGAGGCGTATTCCTCATT GACTTCATGTACTTTGAGCAAAAAGCCAACCAAGGTAACCAGGGAGGACGGCGCCGCCGGCGATAA
- the LOC144451540 gene encoding D-2-hydroxyglutarate dehydrogenase, mitochondrial-like produces MIPISRVLARTGQKTSCHRYYHHSNQLKLISPASYIEAFKRTDYKSSNVFQKQRGVPSLCCRVNSTTPGNTVTMVMHRNLHTSIRACSDVELTAVRYNVKRGQYGEVTEDDLKFFNDLLPSRVVTDESELAGNNVDWMKMVKGSSKVLLKPKTTEEVSKILAHCNSRNLAVVPQGGNTGLVGGSVPVFDEIIISTALMNKVINFDKLSGVLTCQSGCILENLDNCIEEDGFLMPLDLGAKGSCHIGGNVSTNAGGIRLLRYGSLHGNVLGIEAVLADGTVLDCLSSLRKDNTGYDLKQMFIGSEGTLGIVTAVSILCPRRPQSMNLAFLGCESFDKVLETLKNAKGMLEEVLSAYEFLDNDCMMLLTKYLKMTNPLSEYPFYVLVETSGSNASHDEEKLNTFLETAMETGNVIDGTVATDITKIKTIWALRESIAEALMHDGTVYKYDVSLPPTQIYALVEDMRVHLGDDANRVVGYGHVGDGNLHLNVTSPSHSSELLNKIEPYIYEWVSKHKGSISAEHGLGFKKKNFIQYSKSDSAVELMQKMKNLMDPKGILNPYKTLPGR; encoded by the exons ATGATTCCCATATCTAGAGTATTGGCAAGAACAGGGCAAAAAACTAGTTGCCATAGGTACtatcaccatagcaaccaatTGAAACTCATATCTCCTGCATCGTACATTGAGGCTTTCAAAAGAACTGATTACAAATCTAGCAATGTCTTCCAAAAACAAAGAGGTGTGCCATCTCTCTGTTGTAGAGTCAACTCAACAACTCCAGGGAATACTGTTACTATGGTTATGcacagaaatttacatacttcaATCAGAGCATGCTCAGATGTGGAACTAACAGCTGTTAGATACAATGTCAAGAGAGGTCAATACGGGGAGGTCACTGAAGATGATTTGAAGTTCTTTAATGACCTTTTGCCATCAAGGGTCGTAACAGATGAAAGTGAACTCGCTGGAAATAACGTTGACTGGATGAAAATGGTGAAAG GGTCCAGTAAGGTTCTCCTTAAACCCAAGACAACAGAAGAAGTCTCCAAGATCCTTGCTCACTGTAATTCCAGAAACTTAGCAGTTGTTCCACAGGGAGGGAATACAGGGCTCGTTGGTGGCAGTGTACCAGTATTTGATGAAATCATCATATCAACTGCTTTGATGAATAAAGTCATCAATTTTGATAAGTTGTCAG GAGTACTGACTTGCCAGTCTGGTTGTATCCTGGAAAACCTGGATAACTGCATAGAGGAGGATGGATTCCTCATGCCTTTAGATCTTGGTGCCAAAGGAAGCTGTCATATTGGAGGGAATGTATCCACCAATGCAGGGGGTATCCGACTACTCAGATATGGATCTCTGCATGGAAATGTACTGGGAATAGAAGCA GTTCTTGCCGATGGTACAGTACTTGATTGTTTATCGTCATTACGTAAGGATAATACTGGATACGATCTAAAACAGATGTTTATTGGCTCAGAAGGTACACTTGGAATAGTGACAGCTGTATCTATTCTGTGTCCACGAAGACCTCAATCTATGAATCTGGCATTCCTTG GGTGTGAATCATTTGATAAAGTGTTGGAGACATTAAAAAATGCCAAGGGCATGCTAGAAGAGGTTTTGTCTGCTTATGAATTTCTGGATAATGACTGCATGATG CTGCTGACTAAATACCTAAAGATGACAAATCCACTAAGTGAGTATCCATTCTATGTGCTTGTGGAAACATCAGGATCAAATGCATCCCATGATGAAGAAAAGTTAAACACTTTCCTGGAGACTGCTATGGAAACAGGCAATGTTATTGATGGTACCGTAGCAACGGATATCACAAAGATAAAG ACAATATGGGCTTTGAGAGAGAGCATTGCGGAAGCCCTGATGCATGATGGGACAGTGTACAAGTACGATGTCTCTTTGCCACCAACACAAATTTATGCTCTTGTCGAAGACATGCGAGTCCACCTTGGTGATGATGCAAACCGAGTTGTTGGCTATGGACATGTCGGTGATGGCAACCTACATCTGAATGTGACTTCTCCTTCCCACAGTTCCGAGCTTCTCAACAAGATAGAACCATATATATATGAGTGGGTCTCAAAGCACAAAGGGAGTATAAGTGCAGAGCATGGACTGGGGTTCAAGAAGAAAAATTTCATTCAATACAGCAAGTCCGATTCAGCCGTAGAGTTGATGCAGAAAATGAAGAATTTGATGGATCCTAAGGGCATATTGAATCCATACAAGACATTACCCGGTAGATGA
- the LOC144451603 gene encoding nicotinamide N-methyltransferase-like — translation MATSEEKIYSGEDYNTEFDVHGYIKQVYGSLDGYEGLWRMILKIMTDYFKNETFTGPRLLDFGCGPTVHLMAEACSRFDDITAAEFAEPNRREVEQWVRNEPGAWDWSEYITYICELEGKSETCEERTKRLRKAIKEVIPCNVLKSNPLEPNVLEPFDAVITSLCIEAACMDLEEYKMAIKKMASLLKCGGTLIMFVILGQSFYDIGGKYFYSLKLNRPFIEETVAEAGFTDINGIQDLPIQDKVVDGRTLSDYEGWLFLTAKKK, via the exons ATGGCCACAAGTGAAGAAAAGATATACTCCGGTGAAGACTACAATACCGAATTCGATGTGCATGGATATATCAAACAAGTGTATGGTTCTTTAGATGGCTATGAAGGACTTTGGCgaatgattttgaaaataatgaccGACTACTTCAAAAATG AGACATTTACCGGTCCGAGATTGTTGGATTTTGGCTGTGGCCCAACAGTACATTTGATGGCGGAAGCGTGTTCTCGATTCGATGACATCACAGCAGCAGAGTTTGCCGAACCTAATCGTAGAGAGGTTGAGCAGTGGGTCAGAAATGAGCCAGGGGCATGGGACTGGAGTGAATATATCACCTACATATGTGAATTGGAAGGCAAAAG CGAAACTTGTGAAGAACGAACTAAGAGACTCCGGAAAGCTATCAAAGAAGTCATTCCATGTAATGTTTTAAAAAGTAACCCTCTAGAACCAAACGTCTTAGAGCCGTTCGACGCCGTTATTACGTCACTCTGCATCGAAGCGGCATGCATGGATCTAGAAGAGTACAAGATGGCGATCAAAAAGATGGCCTCTCTCTTAAAGTGTGGTGGTACCCTTATTATGTTCGTAATTCTCGGTCAGTCCTTCTACGATATTGGGGGAAAGTATTTTTACAGTCTTAAACTGAACAGACCCTTCATTGAGGAGACCGTAGCGGAGGCAGGTTTTACTGACATCAATGGAATCCAGGATCTTCCTATACAAGATAAGGTTGTTGATGGAAGAACACTTTCAGATTACGAGGGATGGTTATTTCTTACAGCCAAGAAGAAGTAA